A portion of the Gallus gallus isolate bGalGal1 chromosome 16, bGalGal1.mat.broiler.GRCg7b, whole genome shotgun sequence genome contains these proteins:
- the LOC107049644 gene encoding rho GTPase-activating protein 32-like, with translation MAAAAAAASGLRVMTTQRGPARADDDTPPKEPPAHAHRHHAATEPLPRMRIRLGDGVPAQRSAACTHGWGGNGAPAGTSSGASPACCCVLLPGHECDSEQSPDPTQDSYVCGVHSVSSLCKMYFRELPNPLLSDRLYEQLSDTVLYHGASPCGCLLLPQSCSHWRRHRHRRGHSNSPVVSDSREIEAEEGPAALQGKFYPVSGFPSERKSPANEMKKSAAGSWHSCFSLGKSPSVAKQIAAQTQEPSEAKVVAVAGESNRFRPRRPRPSSGALCTSFSAELSGSTNRCSSDDNNNGDKEQQWG, from the exons atggcggccgccgccgccgccgcttcGGGGCTCAGGGTGATGACGACACAGCGCGGGCCGGCGCGGGCCGATGACGACACGCCGCCAAAGGAACCGCCAGCGCATGCGCACAGACACCATGCTGCTACGGAGCCGCTGCCACGCATGCGCATTCGCCTCGGGGACGGCGTCCctgcgcagcgcagcgcagcctGCACGCACGGCTGGGGGGGGAACGGAGCGCCCGCAGGGACCTCCTCGGGAG CCTCCCCTGCCTGTTGCTGTGTCCTTCTCCCCGGCCATGAATGTGACTCCGAGCAGAGTCCTGACCCAACCCAGGACAGCTACGTCTGTGGcgttcacagcgtgagctccctctgcaaaatgtacttcagggagctcccaaACCCTCTGCTGTCCGACCGGCTGTATGAGCAGTTGTCA GACACAGTTCTTTATCACGGCGCAAGTCCCTGTGGGTGTCTTCTCCTTCCACAAAGCTGCTCAcactggaggaggcacaggcacagacgAGGCCACAGCAACTCTCCCGTTGTGTCAGACAGCAGAGAGATTGAAGcggaagaaggccccgcagcttTACAGGGGAAATTTTACCCGGTCAGTGGCTTTCCATCCGAAAG AAAAAGTCCAGCCAATGAGATGAAGAAATCAGCAGCTGGCAGTTGGCATTCCTGTTTCAGCCTGGGAAAATCACCCTCTGTGGCCAAACAGATTGCAGCGCAGACCCAGGAGCCCTCAGAAGCAAAAGTCGTGGCCgtggcag GTGAATCTAACCGGTTTCGACCCAGAAGACCCAGGCCCAGTAGTGGTGCGCTGTGCACGTccttcagtgcagagctgtcaggaagcacgaatcgctgcagTTCTGATGACAACAACAATGGGGATAAGGAACAACAATGGGGATAA